Proteins encoded in a region of the Candidatus Moanabacter tarae genome:
- a CDS encoding D-threonine aldolase, with protein sequence MKNYIGRPKEDLDTPVVLVDLEIMEKNIEKMVGIIVKSAGVRWRPHTKAMKTPELAQKLLDAGASGITCAKLGEAEVMADAGITDILVANQIVGPYKIARLVELRHRADVMVLVDNKENIDALDRAAQESGIILKVLVEVNVGMDRAGVEPGEPVLELAKKIEESKGLEFSGIQTWESHTLKITPLEKKERTLAEAIKRFVDSAELCRKNGISVDILSCGGTGTYWISAVQPGITEIEAGGGIFCDIQYHKNFGVAHDYALTVYSTVTSRPTPTRLICDSGRKTMSTDAGTPKPLGMPEVTSVSLSAEHGIVQFAEPTSKPTVGDRIEFVVGYSDTTTFLHDYIYGIRNGIVETAWPLLGRGKLQ encoded by the coding sequence TTGAAAAATTATATAGGACGCCCCAAGGAAGATCTAGATACACCGGTTGTTCTGGTGGACCTGGAAATCATGGAGAAGAATATCGAGAAAATGGTTGGTATTATCGTCAAGAGCGCCGGCGTCCGCTGGCGGCCCCACACGAAAGCGATGAAGACGCCAGAGCTTGCTCAAAAGTTGCTGGACGCTGGAGCTTCGGGTATCACCTGTGCGAAACTTGGTGAAGCCGAGGTCATGGCAGATGCCGGTATTACCGACATCCTTGTCGCCAATCAAATCGTAGGTCCTTATAAGATTGCTCGGCTCGTTGAGTTGCGCCACCGGGCAGACGTCATGGTTCTTGTCGATAACAAAGAAAACATCGACGCATTGGATCGGGCAGCGCAAGAGAGTGGGATCATCCTCAAGGTACTAGTCGAAGTTAATGTTGGAATGGATAGGGCAGGGGTTGAGCCAGGCGAACCGGTCCTTGAGTTAGCAAAAAAAATCGAAGAGTCCAAAGGCCTCGAATTCTCAGGCATCCAGACCTGGGAATCTCACACACTAAAAATTACCCCTTTGGAAAAAAAAGAGCGTACTCTCGCTGAAGCAATAAAACGGTTTGTCGACTCTGCGGAACTTTGCCGAAAAAATGGAATTTCAGTCGATATCTTGAGTTGTGGAGGAACTGGAACCTACTGGATTAGCGCGGTACAACCTGGGATCACAGAGATCGAAGCTGGTGGAGGGATTTTTTGTGACATCCAATACCACAAAAATTTTGGTGTGGCGCACGATTACGCCCTGACTGTATACTCGACGGTCACCAGTCGGCCCACGCCTACTCGACTCATCTGCGACTCCGGAAGGAAAACCATGAGCACCGATGCCGGCACCCCTAAACCATTAGGTATGCCTGAAGTCACCTCGGTCAGCCTTTCAGCCGAACACGGAATTGTTCAATTCGCTGAACCAACCTCTAAACCGACAGTCGGCGATCGTATTGAATTCGTCGTCGGATACTCCGACACCACCACCTTTCT